The Pseudanabaena sp. ABRG5-3 genome includes the window CGAGTCATGAAAAAATATTTATCCTCTGCAATTATCTCAACTACCAGCGTACTTGCGGTTTCCTTGATCGCAGGCTCTGCTAATGCTGCTAGCATCACGTTTACTTCCACTCCTGGGACTAACCCATTCCCAGGTCTGACTGCATTTGATGATGGGACGGCTCCTGGTTATACGTTTGAATTGGGTGGTGCATCTGCGGCATCAAATATTACGTCGGGTTCTGTTGTTAATGTAAAAGCTGCACCTTTAGGTGATACCAGTAAGTACTTAGCAGTACAACCAGATCCTTCAATTGAAGACAATGTACCAGGATTTACTTTAGGCGCTGTTTTATACAATTCACCAACCTTATTAAATACTTTTTCTATTTACTGGGGTTCGGCTGATAAGTCGAATAAAGTTGAATTCTTTAATGGCAATACACTCATTCAAGCATTCACTGGTTTAGATGTTTTTGGTGCTAATGCTAATGGTAGCTGGACTAGTCCTAATTCCAATCGTTATGTGACATTTACTGCTAGCAGCCCAAACTATAAGTTTGACAAGATCAGGTTCTCTACGGAACAAATCGCTTTCGAGTTTGATGCTGTTGCACCTCGACCAGTCCCTGCTCCTGTAATTATCCCTGGTATTGCTTTAGCCGCAGCATTTTTTGGTAGCAAGGCTCTCAAGAAAAAACAAACTAATGCTGGTTCCATTGCATAGTCGATTTTAATTGACACAATTTAATGCTTTAAAGCCGAAGATAGAGCCATACTATCTTTGGCTTTAAATTTATGAATATATTATAAAACCAATGAAAACATTACAGCTAGGTACAAGCTGGTTTCTGGAAGAGGCTGGTGGATTGGCTCGTGTTTACTATGGCTGTGTCAACTATTTGCCACAGATTGGGGTGGATGTAAGTGGTTTGGTGGTTGGTTCCGATCGCGTTTTTGAAAGTTCGCTCCAAAAGGTGAGGACATTTGCTTCGGCGGATAGTTCAACTTGGCGGCGATCGCGAAGTCTCCGCACAGCCGTTAATCAAACTTTAGCGAGTTCCCAAATTGATTTAGTTGCCTCACATTTTGCTCTGTACACATTCCCAATCCTTGATCGCCTTGGTGATTTACCTTTAGTAATCCATTTTCATGGTCCTTGGGCGTTAGAGAGTAAAGCTGAGGGTGCAGGGAAGCTATCGGTTTGGGGGAAATGGTTGATCGAGAAGCTCGTCTATCAAAGGGCAAATGGATTTATTGTTTTGTCGGAGGCATTTCGCCAGATTTTACATAAAACCTATAATGTACCGCTAGACAAGATTTTTATTGTGGGGGGAGGCATTAATACATCGGAATTTAATGTGGATTTATCGATCGCTCAAGCAAGGAAAAAACTTGGGTGGCAACAGAATCGACGAATCATCCTCTGTGTGCGTCGCTTAGTGCATCGGATGGGATTGGAGAATTTGATTGCAGCGATCGCAAAAGTACGCCAAAAATATCCTGATGTCTTGCTATTGATCGCTGGTAAAGGCGCGATCGCAGATGCCTTGAGATCGCAGATTCAAGAGCTGCAATTAGAAGATCATGTGCAGTTATTAGGTTTTGTGAGTGATCAAGACTTAGCGATCGCCTATCGTGCAGCAGAACTAAGCATTGTACCGACTGTCGCTCTAGAGGGATTTGGACTAATTGTGATTGAATCTTTGGCGGCGGGAACACCTGTTTTAGGTACACCAATTGGAGGCATTCCCGAAATTTTAAATCCATTCCATGCTGATTTGATTTTAGAGGGAAGTACCTCGGCGCATTTAGCCCAAGGCATGATCGAAGCATTGTCTGGACAAAGGCAAATTCCCAGCGCTGAAGCTTGCCAAGCCTATGTCAAACAAAATTACGACTGGCAGGTGATTGCCCGACAAATGAAATCAGTTTATGAACAGGTTTTATAGCTGTAGCCATTCTTGTTAGGACACAAAACCAGAAGGTGAGTTGTGGCACTTCGCGCCACAACTCGGTTCTTGGGTTTTGATTTTGTCCTAATACAGGCGGCTACGGCTATAAATCCATAGAGTAATTTGCAAAGCAAATTACTCTATGGCTAATTCTCCTCGATCGCACCTAAAGCAATGAGTTTCGCTTTTTGGGCAGGGGTTAAAC containing:
- a CDS encoding glycosyltransferase family 4 protein gives rise to the protein MKTLQLGTSWFLEEAGGLARVYYGCVNYLPQIGVDVSGLVVGSDRVFESSLQKVRTFASADSSTWRRSRSLRTAVNQTLASSQIDLVASHFALYTFPILDRLGDLPLVIHFHGPWALESKAEGAGKLSVWGKWLIEKLVYQRANGFIVLSEAFRQILHKTYNVPLDKIFIVGGGINTSEFNVDLSIAQARKKLGWQQNRRIILCVRRLVHRMGLENLIAAIAKVRQKYPDVLLLIAGKGAIADALRSQIQELQLEDHVQLLGFVSDQDLAIAYRAAELSIVPTVALEGFGLIVIESLAAGTPVLGTPIGGIPEILNPFHADLILEGSTSAHLAQGMIEALSGQRQIPSAEACQAYVKQNYDWQVIARQMKSVYEQVL